The following coding sequences are from one Vulpes vulpes isolate BD-2025 chromosome 12, VulVul3, whole genome shotgun sequence window:
- the LOC140594672 gene encoding uncharacterized protein isoform X2 — protein sequence MEACGFLLHFGSRKGNSLLKWHLLLGRLASGCSAPAELREGGGAGNITSPPHPRSLQNRTLRHWGDLHAASLPPAVTEAILHPHETVATSVSPSVGPGPVAAAAPENWLEMHVLGPIPDELHQKLANLWEFGDPRNRPPAHCPPQATGVGLTGAFLNVPRPEVGDQGSASPGMSSRAKVPLQKPKAHEDWQGRLPRGLWNLP from the exons ATGGAGGCCTGCGGGTTCCTCCTCCATTTTGGCTCAAGGAAGGGAAATTCTCTGCTGAAATGGCATTTGCTCTTGGGAAG ACTTGCCTCGGGTTGCTCAGCTCCGGCAGAgctgagagaaggaggaggagctggtAACATCACAAGCCCCCCTCACCCCAGAAGTTTGCAGAACAGAACTCTTCGGCACTGGGGGGACCTGCACGCTGCCTCTCTGCCACCTGCTGTCACAGAAGCCATCTTGCATCCCCACGAGACCGTGGCCACCTCTGTGTCTCCAAGTGTGGGCCCTGGACCAGTGGCGGCGGCGGCCCCTGAGAACTGGTTGGAAATGCACGTTCTTGGCCCCATCCCAGATGAATTACATCAGAAACTCGCCAATCTGTGGG AGTTTGGGGACCCGCGGAACCGGCCTCCTGCACACTGTCCCCCACAGGCAACGGGTGTAGGTCTGACGGGAGCCTTTCTAAATGTGCCAAGGCCAGAGGTGGGTGACCAGGGCTCAGCCTCTCCAGGAATGAG CTCGAGGGCCAAGGTGCCATTACAAAAGCCTAAGGCTCATGAAGACTGGCAAGGCCGGCTTCCAAGAGGCCTCTGGAATTTGCCTTGA
- the LOC140594672 gene encoding uncharacterized protein isoform X1, producing the protein MEACGFLLHFGSRKGNSLLKWHLLLGRLASGCSAPAELREGGGAGNITSPPHPRSLQNRTLRHWGDLHAASLPPAVTEAILHPHETVATSVSPSVGPGPVAAAAPENWLEMHVLGPIPDELHQKLANLWARGPRCHYKSLRLMKTGKAGFQEASGICLERVSFANWISRLSTLCLTLWPSSEAATHLALATDPVSSQPLGPAKGRHSHSS; encoded by the exons ATGGAGGCCTGCGGGTTCCTCCTCCATTTTGGCTCAAGGAAGGGAAATTCTCTGCTGAAATGGCATTTGCTCTTGGGAAG ACTTGCCTCGGGTTGCTCAGCTCCGGCAGAgctgagagaaggaggaggagctggtAACATCACAAGCCCCCCTCACCCCAGAAGTTTGCAGAACAGAACTCTTCGGCACTGGGGGGACCTGCACGCTGCCTCTCTGCCACCTGCTGTCACAGAAGCCATCTTGCATCCCCACGAGACCGTGGCCACCTCTGTGTCTCCAAGTGTGGGCCCTGGACCAGTGGCGGCGGCGGCCCCTGAGAACTGGTTGGAAATGCACGTTCTTGGCCCCATCCCAGATGAATTACATCAGAAACTCGCCAATCTGTGGG CTCGAGGGCCAAGGTGCCATTACAAAAGCCTAAGGCTCATGAAGACTGGCAAGGCCGGCTTCCAAGAGGCCTCTGGAATTTGCCTTGAACGTGTGTCCTTCGCTAACTGGATTTCCAGACTTTCCACACTCTGCCTCACACTCTGGCCTTCCTCAGAAGCTGCCACTCACCTGGCCCTCGCCACCGACCCCGTCTCCTCCCAGCCACTGGGCCCAGCCAAGGGCCGCCACTCCCACTCCAGCTAA
- the LOC140594672 gene encoding uncharacterized protein isoform X3, which produces MEACGFLLHFGSRKGNSLLKWHLLLGRLASGCSAPAELREGGGAGNITSPPHPRSLQNRTLRHWGDLHAASLPPAVTEAILHPHETVATSVSPSVGPGPVAAAAPENWLEMHVLGPIPDELHQKLANLWEFGDPRNRPPAHCPPQATGVGLTGAFLNVPRPELEGQGAITKA; this is translated from the exons ATGGAGGCCTGCGGGTTCCTCCTCCATTTTGGCTCAAGGAAGGGAAATTCTCTGCTGAAATGGCATTTGCTCTTGGGAAG ACTTGCCTCGGGTTGCTCAGCTCCGGCAGAgctgagagaaggaggaggagctggtAACATCACAAGCCCCCCTCACCCCAGAAGTTTGCAGAACAGAACTCTTCGGCACTGGGGGGACCTGCACGCTGCCTCTCTGCCACCTGCTGTCACAGAAGCCATCTTGCATCCCCACGAGACCGTGGCCACCTCTGTGTCTCCAAGTGTGGGCCCTGGACCAGTGGCGGCGGCGGCCCCTGAGAACTGGTTGGAAATGCACGTTCTTGGCCCCATCCCAGATGAATTACATCAGAAACTCGCCAATCTGTGGG AGTTTGGGGACCCGCGGAACCGGCCTCCTGCACACTGTCCCCCACAGGCAACGGGTGTAGGTCTGACGGGAGCCTTTCTAAATGTGCCAAGGCCAGAG CTCGAGGGCCAAGGTGCCATTACAAAAGCCTAA